Below is a genomic region from Sulfitobacter sp. OXR-159.
GCCGAACTTATCCGACGCGATGCCAGAGCCGAAGCCATGGAAGATCGAATAGATCAGCGAGACCGACATGCCGTCACCATCCACCACGGTGATATAGATCGTGTCTTTGTGCACCGCCTCGCTGATCGGCGCGGCGGCGACCATGGCGCGTTTGGGATCGATCAGCGCTGCAAGGGCGCGGGCGGTCTCAGCCGCCAACATATGCTCCAACCGCGTGGTGTGATCCGGGTCCGCCAGAAACCGGTTGCGCGCGTCATAGGCCAGTTTGGTGGCCTCGGCCTCAATATGCAGCCGCTCGGCCCCTAGCGGGTCCATACCGGCGATGTCGAAGTGATCTAGGATATTCATCAGCAGCAAGGCGGTCGCCCCTTGGCCATTGGGCGGATGTTCGACCACTTCGAGGTCTTTGTAGTGGCCCGACACGGGCGTCGAGACCTCGGCGCGGGCGCTGGCGAAATCCTCGGCGCTATGGCTGCCACCTGCGGCTTGCAGGGTGGCGATCATGTCTTCGGCGATCTCTCCGGTGTAGAAGGCATCGCGCCCTTTCGCGGCCACGCGACGCAGCACTTCGGCCTGTCCCGGCGCGCGGAAAATATCACCGACGCGGGGCGTTTTACCTTTGATGAGGAAGTGGTCCCGCGCGCGCCCCTGAAGGGTGCCGCCGTCCGTGGCCCAGTCGAAAGCCACGCGCGGGGCGACGGGCACCCCGGCATCGGCATAGTGGATCGCGGGGGCCAGCAGCGCGTCCAGCCCCAGCTTGCCGAGGTTGTCTGACAGGTGGCAAAAGGCATCTATGGCGGTGGGAATGGTCACCGCATCGGCTGAGCGCAGCGGCACCGTCTTCTCGCCCTTGTCGCGCAGCTTGGCGGCGTCCAGCGCCGCTGGTGCACGGCCTGAGCCGTTGAGCGCATGGACTTCCTCGCTCCCCGCTGGGGAGTAGAGGACGAAGCAATCGCCGCCAATCCCGGTCATCTGCGGCTCGCAGATGCCCAGCAGAACCGCCCCTGCAATGGCCGCGTCCATGGCGTTGCCCCCGCGCGCAAGGATATCGACCGCCGCCCGCGCGGCGAGCGGGTGCGACGTGGCGCAGATGCCATTGGTGGCCAAGACCGGTGACCGGCCGGGAAAGTGAAAATCGCGCATGTGCTGTCCCTCGCTGATATATCAGCGTGACCCTAGACGGTCATTTCGGTTCTGCCAATGCGGGGAAAGATCCTCGGCACCGCGTACTGGGTGGGGGCTATTAAACACGGTGCCGAGGGAAGCTATTTGCAGCTACAGGCACTCTTTTGCCCTACAACAAAGGCGCAATTGTGATCCCAGCAGGGCCGTTTTGCGAAATCTGCCTGCCGCACTGCCGCAGGGGTTAACGCGGCGGCAACCCGACCGGGAGCCGCAGGTCGATCCGGTTCTCTTGGGCCAGACGGCGATAGCTCAGGTCTTTTGCTAGATCGCGGATCAGAAACCAGCCAAAACCCCCTTCAGGAAGATCGCAGACCGGGCGGTCGATCTCTTGCGGCAGGCCCAAGGGCGCTTGCAGGTCGGGCATTGGCAGTCCCTCGTCCGACACGGCAAGGTGCAGGCCATCGGGCGCATGATGACAGGCAATATGGATGGGGCCGGGGAGGTCGGCATCCGAATAGGCATGTTCGACGATATTGTTGAGCATTTCGGCGACGACCAATCGCACCACGCAGACCTCTTCGGCCTCAAGCGCGAGGCAGGTGAGACCGTCCAGCAAGAGCGTCAGAGCCTCCCGCGCGGCGTGGGGGCCGCTGTGAACGGTGATCTCAAACGGGCAAAGCGCAGAGCGCGCGGCGGGTTGCCGCATGGCGCTATCCCCGGTGCGCGCTGAGGGCGGCGTCCAGCGTGTGAAAAATGCCAAAAACCGTGTCCATCCGGGTAAGGGTAAAGACCTTTTCCACCGCCGGAGTTAGCCCGGCCAGCACCAAGGCCCGCTGCGGTGCCAGATGTTTCATCGCCGCCACGATCGCGCCCAGCCCGCTGGAATCGATGAAGTTGACCCGGTGTAGGTCAAGGATCACAACCGATGGCGCTTGGGTCGTGGCGCGGCGCACCGCGTCTTTGAACTCCAGCGCGGCGGCGGCGTCGATCCGTTCGTGCAGCACGCTGACCACGCAAAAGCGGTCTTCTGTTTTGGCGGAAACTTCCATAAACATGCCTCGAGACTTTGAAGTTCGAGACGTGATTAACCGTAAAACCTTACCAACTGGTTTGCGGTGCAACTCTAGGAGAACGTGATGCGCAATGTCGTGATAACCGGTGCAGCCAGAACCCCGATGGGCGGTTTCCAAGGGGCTTTCCAAGGGCTGACAGCCGCGGAATTGGGCGGCAGCGCGATCAAGGCGGCGTTGGGAACGACGGATCCCGCCGAGGTGCAGGAGCTGCTGATGGGCTGTGTTTTGCCCGCAGGGCAGGGCCAAGCGCCCGCGCGTCAGGCCGGGTTCAAGGCGGGGCTGGGGGAAGGTGTGCCCGCCACCACGCTCAATAAAATGTGCGGCTCTGGCATGAAAGCGGCGATGATGGCCTTTGACCAGATCGCGCTTGGCCATACCGATGTGATGGTCGCGGGCGGCATGGAGAGCATGACCAACGCGCCTTATGTGCTGCCCAAGATGCGCGGCGGCGCGCGGTTGGGCCATGGGCAGGTGATCGACCATATGTTCCTTGATGGCCTGGAAGACGCCTATGACAAAGGCCGCCTGATGGGCACCTTTGCCGAAGATTGCGCCGAGCGGTTTCAGATTACCCGTGAGACCCAAGACAACTATGCACTCGCGTCGCTGTCGCGGGCGATTGAGGCCCAAGAGGGCGGTGCCTTTGCGGATGAAATCGCCCCGGTTGAGGTGACATCGCGCAAGGGCAGCACCACGGTCGGCGCGGATGAGCAGCCTGCCAGCGCCCGGCCTGAGAAGATCCCTCAGTTAAAACCGGCCTTCCGTGAGGGGGGTACGGTGACGGCGGCGAATTCCTCGTCGATCTCCGATGGGGCGGCAGCGCTGGTGCTGGCGGATGAGGAGACCGCCAAGACCCGCGGCCAGACCATCCGCGCACGGATCGTCGGCCATGCCAGCCACGCGCAAGCGCCGGGGCTTTTCACCACTGCACCCGTGCCCGCAGCGCAGAAACTGCTGGAGCGGATCGGCTGGAAGAAAGAAGACGTGGACCTGTGGGAGGTCAATGAAGCCTTCGCCGTGGTGCCGCTGGCCTTCATGCATGAGATGGACCTGTCGCATGACATCGTGAACGTCAACGGCGGCGCCTGTGCGCTTGGCCATCCCATCGGTGCCTCAGGCGCGCGGATCATGGTGACCCTGTTGAACGCACTGGAAAAGCGCGGGTTGAAGCGCGGTGTCGCGGCGATCTGCATCGGCGGCGGCGAAGGCACGGCCATCGCGATTGAACGCCCCTGATCCCACGGCTCTTAGACGTATCCAAAGGGGGGCGTGCTGCCTCCCTTTCTCTATCCGCAATATGAGTTTTTCCATGACAGTCGACTACCAAACCCTATCGAAAACCATTGCCGCTCTGACGGAGGGCGAAGACGATGCCGTGGCGCTGATGGCCACCATCGCCTGCGAGGTACATCACGCAGATGACCGGTTCGACTGGACCGGGTTCTACCGTGTCACCGCGCCTGAGTTGCTTAAGATCGGGCCCTATCAAGGCGGACACGGCTGTTTGGTGATCCCGTTTTCGCGCGGGGTCTGCGGGGCTGCGGCCCGCACGGGCGAGGTGCAATTGGTGGAAGATGTCGATGCCTTCCCGGGCCATATCGCCTGCGCCTCGTCGACGCGGTCGGAATTGGTGCTGCCGGTCTGGAACGGCGCGGGGGAACTTCTGGGGGTCTTTGATATCGACAGCGACCAGCCCAATGCATTCACCCAAGCGGATGCCGATGCATTGGCCGCGATCCTCAAAGACAGTTTCGCTGCGGTCGCCTGACCGCCACGCGCCGCTTGATCCGCGGGGCGGCATCTGCGAGGGGGAACCATGGATAGCGAATATAACCCGCCGCAGGATCCGCTGGTCATTCTGCATGAAGACGCCGAAGTTTTGCTGGTCGATAAGCCTTCTGGTTTGCTGAGCGTGCCGGGCAAGGGCGAGCATCTGGCCGATTGCCTGATCGCGCGGGTGCAGGCGGTCTTTCCCGAGGCGTTGCTGGTGCATCGGTTGGATCGGGACACCTCGGGCGTGATGATCTTTGCGATGACACCCCATGCACAGCGCCATCTTGGGCTGCAGTTTGAAAAACGCATGACGCGAAAAACCTATGTTGCCCGGGTCTGGGGCGTGCCGGAAGAGAAGTCCGGCACAGTCGATCTGCCGTTGATCGTTGATTGGCCCAATCGTCCGCTGCAGATGGTGTGTCATGAGACCGGCAAGCCCGCGCAGACCGACTGGAAAAAGATCAAGTCCGATGGCGAGACCGCGCGCATGCGCCTGTTCCCCAAAACAGGACGCAGCCACCAGCTGCGCGTGCATATGCTGGCGCTTGGGCATCCTATTCTGGGCGATCCGTTCTATGCCACCGGGCCTGCGCGGGATTTTCCGCGGTTGATGCTGCATAGTGAGGAGTTGCGGTTTAACCATCCGCAGGGCGGGACATCGACCAAGGTCCGGGCGAAGGCGCCGTTCTGAGGGGTGCTCCGTGCCCGGCCTTGTGATGTGAGGCGGGGCGGGATCGGTATTTAAGAAAGGATGAAGGAGAAGGGGGCCGTGGCGCTGCGGTGAAGTTTTACTTTGTGGCAATCGGGGGGGTGAAAATGGCGGGGTTTGCGATTACCTCTAGCCTATCTGTTCACAGATTGACCCGGAGGATATCATGGGCTTGCGTATCAACGACACTATTCCCGACCTTACCGTCGAAACCGATCAGGGCAGTTTTTCGCTGCATGAGTTCGTCGGTGACAGCTGGGCGATCCTGTTCTCGCATCCGAAGGATTTCACCCCCGTTTGCACGACCGAATTCGGCGCCGTGGCGCGGCTTTCCGATGAGTGGGAAAAGCGCGGCACGAAGGTGATTGGCGTCAGCGTTGACGGGGTTGAAGAGCATAAGAAATGGAAGGGCGATATTGAGAAGGTTGCAGGCACCAAGGCCGGTTTCCCGATTATCGCGGATGCCGGGCTGGAGGTGTCGAAGGCCTTTGATATGCTGCCCGCCGAAGCCTACATGCCCGATGGCCGCACGCCCAACGACAGTGCCACTGTGCGGTCGGTCTTTATCATTTCGCCGGATAAGCAGTTGAAGCTGAGCATGACCTACCCGATGAACGTGGGCCGCAACTTTGCCGAGGTGCTGCGGGCGCTGGATGGGTTGCAGACTGCTGGCAAGAATGGCGTCGCAACGCCGGCGGATTGGCAGGTGGGCGAGGATGTAATCATTCCCGCGACCGTGTCAGACGAGGACGCCAAGGCGAAGTTCGGGGCGTTTGAGACTGTGTTGCCCTATCTGCGTAAGGCCAAGCTGCCGGGTTGATGCGCTGTTAGCGATGGCCGAGCTTATGCGCGAAGGCCATCGCTTTTTCATGCAGCAAGCGGCGCTGTTTGCGCAGACCATAGAGCGGCGACCGGCGGAACTGACCCCGATTTCCGCCTGAACGGGCGGAAATGTCACTGTCGAACCGGCCAGCGGTCACGAGGTTTTGGGCGGTTGCCAGCCCCATGTCGGAACGTGTGAGGACTTGTCTTAACATATTGTCTGCGGGGCAGAAAATAGGCTCGGAGGCGGCAAGGAAGGCATTGGCTCCGGCGCGGTTCCAGATCAGCGCATGGGCGAGCATGGGGAAATAGTGAGCGCGGAGCACTTCAATGCCTGCGACCTCGGCCATGGGACTGGTGA
It encodes:
- a CDS encoding gamma-glutamyltransferase family protein, whose translation is MRDFHFPGRSPVLATNGICATSHPLAARAAVDILARGGNAMDAAIAGAVLLGICEPQMTGIGGDCFVLYSPAGSEEVHALNGSGRAPAALDAAKLRDKGEKTVPLRSADAVTIPTAIDAFCHLSDNLGKLGLDALLAPAIHYADAGVPVAPRVAFDWATDGGTLQGRARDHFLIKGKTPRVGDIFRAPGQAEVLRRVAAKGRDAFYTGEIAEDMIATLQAAGGSHSAEDFASARAEVSTPVSGHYKDLEVVEHPPNGQGATALLLMNILDHFDIAGMDPLGAERLHIEAEATKLAYDARNRFLADPDHTTRLEHMLAAETARALAALIDPKRAMVAAAPISEAVHKDTIYITVVDGDGMSVSLIYSIFHGFGSGIASDKFGILLQNRGAGFTLEHGHPNELKGGKRPMHTIIPGMIRENGRVTMPFGVMGGAYQPCGHARFASNLTDFGMDVQSAIDAPRAFADGQVMKVERGFGDDVRQTLSDLGHKVEVPETAIGGAQAIRIREDGVLEGASDPRKDGCALGY
- a CDS encoding ATP-binding protein, which encodes MRQPAARSALCPFEITVHSGPHAAREALTLLLDGLTCLALEAEEVCVVRLVVAEMLNNIVEHAYSDADLPGPIHIACHHAPDGLHLAVSDEGLPMPDLQAPLGLPQEIDRPVCDLPEGGFGWFLIRDLAKDLSYRRLAQENRIDLRLPVGLPPR
- a CDS encoding STAS domain-containing protein, with product MEVSAKTEDRFCVVSVLHERIDAAAALEFKDAVRRATTQAPSVVILDLHRVNFIDSSGLGAIVAAMKHLAPQRALVLAGLTPAVEKVFTLTRMDTVFGIFHTLDAALSAHRG
- a CDS encoding acetyl-CoA C-acyltransferase, with amino-acid sequence MRNVVITGAARTPMGGFQGAFQGLTAAELGGSAIKAALGTTDPAEVQELLMGCVLPAGQGQAPARQAGFKAGLGEGVPATTLNKMCGSGMKAAMMAFDQIALGHTDVMVAGGMESMTNAPYVLPKMRGGARLGHGQVIDHMFLDGLEDAYDKGRLMGTFAEDCAERFQITRETQDNYALASLSRAIEAQEGGAFADEIAPVEVTSRKGSTTVGADEQPASARPEKIPQLKPAFREGGTVTAANSSSISDGAAALVLADEETAKTRGQTIRARIVGHASHAQAPGLFTTAPVPAAQKLLERIGWKKEDVDLWEVNEAFAVVPLAFMHEMDLSHDIVNVNGGACALGHPIGASGARIMVTLLNALEKRGLKRGVAAICIGGGEGTAIAIERP
- a CDS encoding GAF domain-containing protein, whose protein sequence is MTVDYQTLSKTIAALTEGEDDAVALMATIACEVHHADDRFDWTGFYRVTAPELLKIGPYQGGHGCLVIPFSRGVCGAAARTGEVQLVEDVDAFPGHIACASSTRSELVLPVWNGAGELLGVFDIDSDQPNAFTQADADALAAILKDSFAAVA
- a CDS encoding pseudouridine synthase, yielding MDSEYNPPQDPLVILHEDAEVLLVDKPSGLLSVPGKGEHLADCLIARVQAVFPEALLVHRLDRDTSGVMIFAMTPHAQRHLGLQFEKRMTRKTYVARVWGVPEEKSGTVDLPLIVDWPNRPLQMVCHETGKPAQTDWKKIKSDGETARMRLFPKTGRSHQLRVHMLALGHPILGDPFYATGPARDFPRLMLHSEELRFNHPQGGTSTKVRAKAPF
- a CDS encoding peroxiredoxin, which translates into the protein MGLRINDTIPDLTVETDQGSFSLHEFVGDSWAILFSHPKDFTPVCTTEFGAVARLSDEWEKRGTKVIGVSVDGVEEHKKWKGDIEKVAGTKAGFPIIADAGLEVSKAFDMLPAEAYMPDGRTPNDSATVRSVFIISPDKQLKLSMTYPMNVGRNFAEVLRALDGLQTAGKNGVATPADWQVGEDVIIPATVSDEDAKAKFGAFETVLPYLRKAKLPG